GGCGAGAATGACCAGGTCCTCGGCGTGCCGGCGGAGTCGGGTCGCCAGGTGGTCCACCTGGAACAGTTCGGCGAGCTCGTCCGGATCCTCGGCGCGACGCTCCATCCGGTCCAGCAGGTGCAGCTGCCGGTGCACCAGGCCCTGGCTGCGCCGGGCGATGTTGAGGAACACCTCGTTGAGCCCTCGGCGCAGGGTGACCTCGTCCACGGCGGCCTGGACGGCGGTGCGCTGCACCTCGGTGAAGGCCCGCCCGACCTCGCCGATCTCGTCGTTGCCGTACTCAAGGGGTGGCGCCTCCCGGGCGACGTCGACCTGCTCGCCGCGGCGCAGTCGGGTCACCACGTCCGGCAGCCGGTGCTCGGCCAACTCCAGGGCGGCGGTACGGACCCCGCTGAGTCGCCGGACCAGGGTGCGGCCGACCCGCAACGCCACAAGCACCGAGACCACCACGGCGGCGAGCCCGAGCACCCCGGCGGCGGCCAGCCGGACCAGGATCCAGACGGCCACCGGCACCGAACGGTCGGTGAGCCCGTCGGCCTCGGCCAGCTCGAAGTCGCGCAACTGCTGCTGTACGGCGTCGTGGCTGGCCTGCCACGACGCCGCGTCCACAGGTGGCCGACCGGACCCGTTGGCCCCGATCAACGCGTCCTGCATGGCGCGCAGGCTGGTGAACGCCGGGCTCTCGGTCAGTCGCTGGTACGCGGCACGCCCGGCCTCGGGCAGGTCGGACACCGCGCTCTCGGTGAGCCACCGCTGGTTGCCGATGGCCTGTACGAGCAGGGCGTGCTCCCCCTCGGCGAACTTCCCGGCGGTCAGCACACCGGCCAGCATGGCGTCGGTCTGGCCGAGCAGCTCCCGGGAACGGCCCAGCGAGGTGAGGGCCAGCGCCTGTCGGTTGATGGCCGGATCGCTCAGGTTCGCCATCGCGGAGAACGCCTGGAAGGCAGCCGAGACCATGCCGCTGTAGAGGCCGAGGGCGCCGGCGCGGTCCATCATGCCGTCGTCGATGAAGTCCCGACCGGTAGGCAATGCCGCCAGGGCGGCGACAAGCCTGTCGACCCGGTCCTCCAACAGGTCGTCGGCGGCGTCGCGCAACGCCTCCCCGTCGACCCGACGACGCAGCTCGGCGACCGCCCGATCCGTACGCCGGCGCTGGTCGGCCAGGGCGGGCAGCTCGGTGGTGCCGGCGAGCTGCACCACCGACAGTCGACGCTCCCGCTGCAGCTCGGTGACGACCGCCTCGCCGGGGCGGCCCAGGTCGTACAGCAGGGTGCGCGCGGAGAGCAGGTTCAGGGCGGGGCCGAACGTCAGCGTCGTCGCGAAGATCCACAGCGCGAGGAGCGCGGTCACCGGAGCGACGACCAACGCGGTCAGCTTCGAGCGGATCGGCCAGTCGCGGGTTCTCATCAGACCTCGCCCGTACAGGGGTGGCAGGAGGGGCGCCGGCACCGCCGGGCAACGCGCTCGCCGGTCGCGCACCCGGCCGTCGGGCCGGGCACCGGCGCGGGCGCCTTGGGCAGGATACGTAATCGCGCCCGGTTGCACTACCGCCCGTCGCGTCGACATCGACGCTGCGAAATGCGCCTACGCCGGTACGACGAGCGCCCCACCGGTCCACCGACGGGGCGCTCGTGACACCGGTTCGGATCAGATGGTGTCGGCGATGCCGAGCCCCTCGGCGACGCGCCGGCCGTAGCTCGCGTCGCACTGGCTGAAGTGCCAGACCATCTTCTCCTGGATGTGCTTGTCACACTGGGCCAGCAGCGTGGTCAGGTTGTGCACCAGGTCGTCGCGCTCGGCGTCGGTCATCTCGCGGAAGCGGTGGCCGGCCTGCGCGTAGTTGTTCTGCCGCTCGATCGGGGCCTTCATGACGTGCCCGGAGACGAAGGGCCGGTACTCACGGTAGGACTCGTCGGCCTCCTGGAGCCCGGCGACGGAGGACGGCTCGAAGTTGATGTGCGGGTTGCCGCCGCGGTTGTCCACCCCGTACGACATCGCACCGCCGCCCTGGTTGGTGCTGACCTGGACGTCCTCGCGCGGCCTGTTCACCGGAAGTTGGAGGTAGTTCGGACCGACCCGGTAGCGCTGGGTGTCCGAGTAGGAGAACGTCCGCCCGACGAGCATCTTGTCGTCGGAGAAGTCGATCCCGTCGACGAGCACACCGGTGCCGAAGGCGATCTGCTCGTTCTCGTTGTGGTGGTCGCTGATGTTGCGGTTGAGCGTCATCATGCCGACCGGCAGGTAGGGGAACTGCTCCTCCGGCCAGATCTTGGTGTCGTCGAGCGGGTCGAAGTCCAGCTCGGGATGCTCGTCGTCGCTCATGATCTGCACGTTCAGCTCCCACTGCGGGTACTCGCCGCGCTCGATCGCCTCGTACAGGTCCCGGGAGGCGTGGCCCAGCTCGGTGGCCTGGATCGCGTCCGCCTCGGCCTGGGTCAGGTTCTGCTCGCCCTGCTGGGTCAACCAGTGGAACTTGACGAGCACGCCCTCGCCCTGGGCGTTCACCAGGCGGTAGGTGTTCACGCCCGACCCGCGCATCGTGCGGTAGTTGCGCGGGATGCCGTACGGGGAGAAGAGCCAGGTCAGCATGTGCATCGACTCGGGCGTGTCGGACATGAGGTCGAAGATGCGGTTCGGCTCCTGGCGGAAGGTCACCGGGTCGGGCTTCAGCGAGTGGATCACGTCGGGGAACTTGATCGCGTCGCGGATGAAGAAGACCTGGAGGTTGTTGCCCACCAGATCCCAGTTGCCGTCCCGGGTGCGGAACTTGACAGCGAAGCCGCGCGGGTCGCGGGCGGCCTCGGAGGAGTCCCGGCCGCCGATGACTGTGGAGAAGCGGATGGTGACAGGGGTCTTCAACCCCCTCGTCTGGAACAGCTTGGCTCGGGTGTACGTGGCGGCCGGCTCGTCGCCGATAGTCCCGTACGCCTCGAACTCACCGTGCGCGACGAAGCCGCGCGCGTGCACCACCCGCTCCGGGATGCGTTCCCGGTCGAAGTGACTGATCTTCTCCAGGAAGTGGTAGTTCTCCAGCGTGGCGGGCCCGCGCGAGCCGACCGTCCGCTGCTGCTGGTTGTTGTGCACGGGGTGACCCTGGCGGGTGGTGAGGGTCGGCCTGTCGGCCTGCGGGTCGCTCATCGGTCTCCTCCGGAGGCGTGGTGCGGCGTACCCGACCGGTCCCGGGTTGGCCGGGGCGGGTCGCTCGCGGGCGTACGGCGGGCACCACCCACCCAACCGCCTTATCTGGAATGAGTCAAGTTTTCGCCAGAATGTGGCGACACCCGACCGGGGTCGGCGAGGAAAGTGCCTCGGATCGGGATTGGCGATCAGTGCGCGGAGGGAATACCAGGGAACGAAGGAGGAGCCCATGTCGCCCACGCAGATAATCGTCATCGTGCTCGTCGTGCTGGTGATCGTCGCGGCGCTCGCCGTGGCCGTCCGGACGATCGGCCGTCGCCGCGCACTGCGCAGCCGGTTCGGGCCGGAGTACGACCGGGTGGTGCAGGAGCAGGACAGCCGGTCCGCCGCGGAGCGCGAGCTGCGCGACCGGGAACGCCGGCACGCCGAGCTCACGCTCACCCCGCTCAGCCCGGAGTCCCGGGCCCGTTACGCCACCGCCTGGGAAGAGCTCCAGATCCGCTTCATCGACTCGCCGGGCGAGACCGTGGGCGACGCGGACGAACTGGTCACCCGGCTCATCGAGGAGCAGGGCTACCCGACCGGGGACTTCTCCGACCAGATCGCCCACCTCTCCGTCGAGCACGCCCGCACGCTTACCAACTACCGGGACGCGCACGAGATCCACCTCCGCAACTCCCGGGGGGAGGCGAGCACCGAGGAGCTGCGCCAGGCGGTCGTCCACTACCGGTCCCTCTTCGCCGACCTGCTCGGTGAGGAGCCGGTCGGTCAGCGCACTCCCGAAAAGGGTTCCCACCCGGACACTCCGCACGACGCCACGAGCCGCTGAGGAGGCCACCGATGCGCCACGAAGAGCAGCAGGTGAGCAACGACCACCCGGAGGCCGTCCGGTCCGCGCCGGTGCCGGTGCCGCCGACCGGCGACCGGGCCGCCCACCCGGACGTACCCGAGGACGCCCTGGACGACCGGGGCACCTTCGACGACCCGACCACCGACCGCGACCTGACCACCGACGACGACCCGACCACCGACGACCCGACCACCGACCACGAGCGGGCCAACGGCACCGACCCGGGCGCCCTGCACGACCGGACCGACGACGACCGGCTCGCCGACGACGACCGGCTCGCCGACGACGACAGGCTCGCCGACGAACGGGCCGCCGACGAACGGGCCGACACCGAGTGGGCCGACGACCCACGGGCCGAGGACACCGAGCGCCGGAACCGGCCCGACGACGAGGGTGGCTTCCACGAGCCGGGGCCGCTGCCGACTGCCTTCGGCGCCACCACAGTTGCCGACGCGGTGGCGGCGTCCGCGCTGGCAAGCCCGTACCCGCAGGACCAGCCGGACCCGCGGGCCGAGCGGACCGCCCAACCGGGCGACGGCGCCGAGGACGGCGAGCGGGAGGGTCTGCGCGCCGACCCCACCGCCGAACTGCACCGCCGCGACGGTGTCCCGGAGACCGACCGGGACGCCACACCGGCGACCGACGAGGTCGCCGACCCGGACGTCGACGACAGGCACGCGGACGCCGACACGCGCACAGTCGTCGCCGCCGACAGCACGGACGGTGCGCCCGAGCGACGCGGCGACCTGACCGACTGGGCCGGCGATCCCGACGCGGCCGCCGCCGGCGCGGCCGGCTACGGCAGCGCGTCCCCGGACATGGTCGACCCGGACGCCGACGACGAAACGGTCACCACCGAGGCGGCCGGCACCTCCCTGGAGTCCGCCGGGACGTCGCGTCCCGCCGGTTCGACAGTCGCCGCCGAACCGGCCACGCTGCTCGACGGGGACACCGCACAGGGCTTCCGGGACCGCTGGCGGGACGTGCAGCTGCGTTTCGTCGATGACCCGCACGCCGCGGCCGGCGAGGCACAGGCCCTCGTGGAGGAGGCCATCCAGGCCCTCGCCTCCGCGCTGGCCGCGCAGAAAAACACGCTCGGCGGTTGGCAGGACGCCGGCTCGGCGGACACCGAGCAGTTGCGGATGGCTGTCCGCAACTACCGCGACTTCCTGGACCGCGTACTGGGTCGCTGAGCGACACGATCGAGGGGCGCCCCGGCAGGCCGGGGCGCCCCTTGGCGTCCTGGGGGAGGCTGCCGAGCGCCTCGACACCTGCCAGCGGTACAGCCTGGCCGAGTCACCCGCGAGGGCGCGAACCCACCGCAGCGGACGCGCAGGTGTGAAACCTCGCGTAGTGGGTAATACGGCGCGCGCATCAAACCGGTGCCAACGTCGGGACGAGGGGTGACGGGATGGACGGCGGCGGTCTGCGGCTCAATATGAACGGGCTGGACTACCTGATTCTTGCGCTGTACTTCGTCACGGTCCTCGGGGTGGGCTTCGCCGCCCGGCGGGCGATCCGGACCAGCGTCGACTTCTTCCTCTCCGGCCGCTCCCTGCCGGCCTGGGTGACAGGCCTCGCGTTCGTCTCCGCGAACCTGGGGGCCCTGGAGATCATCGGCATGGCGGCGAACGGCGCCCAGTACGGCGTCATGACTGTCCACTACTACTGGATCGGCGCGGTGCCGGCGATGGTCTTCCTGGGCATCGTGATGATGCCCTTCTACTACGGGTCCAAGGTCCGCAGCGTGCCCGAGTACCTGCGGCTGCGCTTCAACAGGCCGACCCACCTGCTGAACGCGCTCAGCTTCGCCGTCGCCCAGGTGCTGATCGCCGGCGTGAACCTCTACGCGCTGGCCCTGGTCATGCAGGCGCTGCTCGGCTGGCCGCTCTGGACCGCGATCGTGGTCGGCGCGGCGATCGTGCTGGCGTACATCACCATCGGTGGCCTGACCGGGGCGATCTACAACGAGGTGCTCCAGTTCTTCGTCATCCTGGCCGGCCTCATCCCGGTCACGGTGATCGGCCTGGTCAAGGTCGGCGGGGTGAGCGGGCTGATGGACGCGGTCCGCGACTCGAAGCTCGGCGAGGCGGGTCTGCACGCCTGGCAGGACACCGCCAGCACCGACAACCCGCTCGGCGCGCAGTGGATCGGCATCGTGTTCGGTCTCGGCTTCGTGCTCTCGTTCGGCTACTGGACGACGAACTTCGCCGAGGTGCAGCGGGCGCTGTCCGCGAAGAACATGAGCGCCGCCCGGCGTACGCCGATCATCGCCGCGTACCCGAAGCTGTTCATCCCCCTGGTCACGATCATTCCGGGCCTGGTGGCCCTGGTGACGGTGAAGGGGCTCGGCGCGGACAAGGGCGACCTTCAGTACAACAACGCGATCCCGCTGCTGATGCGCGACCTGCTGCCCAACGGCGTGCTCGGGGTGGCGGTCACCGGCCTGCTCGCCTCGTTCATGGCCGGCATGGCGGCCAACGTGAGTGGCTTCAACACCGTCTTCACCTACGACATCTGGCAGTCGTACGTCCGCCGTGGCCGGTCCGACGAGTACTACCTGCGGATCGGCCGGTGGGCGACTGTCGCGGCCGTGGTGATCGGCATCGGGACGGCGTTCATCGCGTCCGGCTTCAGCAACATCATGAACTACATCCAGGCGCTCTTCTCGCTCTTCAACGCGCCGCTGTTCGCCACGTTCATCATCGGCATGTTCTGGAAGCGGATGAGCGCCCTTGCCGGCTTCTGGTCGCTGCTGCTGGGCACGCTTGCCTCGCTGGCCACCTACCTGCTCTACAAGGGCGGCGTGATCGGCTTCAACTCCGACCTGGAGGAGAGCTTCTGGGGCGCCGGCATCGCGTTCGTCACCGTGGCCGTGGTCGCCGCGATCCTCACCCCGCTCACCGCGCCCAAGCGCGACGAGGAACTGCGCGGGCTGGTCTACGGGCTGGGCGGCGTCGACCTGAAGGGTGACGTGCTCGCCGGCGACGCCGTCTGGTACCGGTCCCCAGTACTGCTCGGCGTGATCGCGGTCGCGCTCGCCGCCCTCTTCTACATCCCGGTCTTCTAGAAAGGAGTCGGCAGATGAGCAACGACGGCCAGCCGGCGCAGGACCCGCTGATCGACGAGACGCAGGCGGAGGAGCGCCGCTCCGCCGCCGCCCGACTGTTCGACATCCGTCGGGTGATCGGTGGCCTCTTCGTGGTGTACGGGATCATCGTGACGTTGATCGGCATCTTCGACAGCCGGGCCGAGATCGACAAGGCCGAGGGCGTCCGGATCAACCTGTGGGCGGGTCTGGCGATGCTCGCCTTCGGGCTGCTCATGCTGCTCTGGCAGTGGGTGCGCCCGGCCGAGGCGCCGAAACCGAACGAGCAGCAGCCCGGCAGCTGACGCCAGGCCCGACCGCCGGCACCGTCCCCGTGGGCGGCGCCGGCGTCGCGCATGGGCGCGGACGCAGGGGGTACGCCACGGGGATCAGGCAACGTGTCGGACACAGGAGGCAGCACCATGACCGATCGCGACCGCCGACCGCCGCTGGAGGAGAGCCCGCAAACGGCCGCTGCGGTGGACGACGACAGCACCGTGCCGCAGTTGCGGAGCGGGGGCGGGCCCGACCGTGACACGCCGACCTTCACCGAGCCCCGCGGCCGGCCGGAGGACCTCGCTCCGGACACCGACGACCTGATCGGGGACCCCTACGGCGCCGGCACCGGCGCGACCGGGACGGGCACCGGCGCGGGCGGCGACAACATCCGCACGGGAGCGGAACAGCCCTGGGAGCCGGAGGACCTGGTGATGGCCCGCGGACAGGACCTCACCCCGGAGAACCTGGACAAGGCTCGCCGCGACCTGGCCGAGCAGGGCCGCGCGGCGATCGATCGCACCGTGCCCTGACCCGGCTGGCCGGCGGCGGCGCGATCAGCACCGGCAGCAGCCACAGCCCGATGGCGACAAGCGCCAAGCTGGCGGAAAAGGGGTGGGGTCCCCGGCCCGACCGAAACGGTCGGACCGGGGACCCCGGGGGAACCTGCCGCCGGCAGTGCCTCACCTACTGCCGGCGGCGGGTTGGCGCGTGAGCTACCCGCTCAGAGAGCCGGGTAGGCGTTGCGCATGAGCTCCTGGAACTGGGCGGAGAACCACGCACCGGAGATCGGCGCGTCCGGCAGCGCACCCGACGGGCTGTTGCCGTTGCGGGCGTTGCCGCCGTACGTCGGGTCGCACATCCGGTCGAAGCCCTTGCCCTCGTTGTTCGGGATCTCCTTGCTGGAGCCGTCCGACTCGCCCGGGGGCTTCACCCAGACGTACGCGTCGATGCCCGTCGCCGGGTTCGCCCGCGGCCGCTCGCCGAGACCGGCACCGGCCTGGTTGCACCAGTTGCCGGCGTGGTACCGGCGGTCGATCCGACCACCGTTGACGTACGTGTCCACGCTTGTGGTCGCGCCCGGGCCGGTGGGCCGGGCGGAGCCGCCCCAACCGTTGCGGGACGTGTCGATCAGCATGCCGATGTTGGAGTTGAAGCCGACCGAGATCAGCTTGGTACGGAACGCCTGGGCGAAGGACAGCTCATCGACGTAGAAGTTCCAGTCGATCCACTTGGACTGCCGCACCGTCTGGCCGTTCACGTTGTCGGTGACCTTGAAGTACGGCTCCGTGAGCGCCGAGTAGTTGGCGGTGTTGGTGATGAAGCCGTGCACGTTGTTGACAGTGCTGCCGGACGCGACAGCGGCGGTCTTCAGGATGTCGGCGGTCGGGCCGAAGTTCGAGTCCCAGCCGAGCCAGCCGTGGTGCCCGGCGTCGATGTAGTTGTAGACGTTGCCGATCGCGCCCAGCTTGGCCAGGGCGTAGCCGACACCGTTGACGTACGCGCCGTTGGCCTTGACCGTGTCGCACATGGCCGTGCCGCCGGGCTGACCCGAGGTGTTGGTCACGATGTTCGGCAGCGAGTCGATCTCGATGACGTTGATGATCCGGATGTTCCGGTACTTCGAGTCGGACTGGATCGCCGCGATCGGGTCGATGTACTCGGCCTTGTACCGGGGCAGCTCGTCCGGGCCCAGCTCACCGTTCGAGGAGAGCGCGGAGCAGTCGCGGCCGGGCAGGTTGTAGATCACGAACTGGATGTAGCCGGCACCCTGGCGCAGCGCCTCGTCCAGGTGCTCCCGCACCCCGAACGCGCCGTTCGAGCTGCTGTCCGGAGTGCCGTTGATGGCGGCGATCCGGTCCAGCCAGACGGCGGTGGGGTTGTTGGAGACCCGGCTGCCGCCCGTCTCGGCGTCCGCCTTGGCCTTCCACTCCGGGTTCACGTATCCGCGCACACCGGCGTACGGGTTGTCCACCTTGGTGCCCGGAGGAGGCGTGGTGGGCGGAGGCGTGGTGGGCGGAGGCGTGGTCGGCGGAGGCGTCGTCGGCGGAGGCGTGGTCGGCGGAGGCGTGGTCGGCGGCGCGCTGGTGGGCGGCGGGGTGGTGGGGTTACCGCCGCCGTTGCAGACCACGCCGTTCAGGGTGAACGAGGTCGGCTTCGGGTTGCTGCCGCTCCAGGCGCCGTTGAAGCCGATGGTTGTCGACGCGCCAGCGGCGAGGCTGCCGTTGTAGGACAGGCTGCGGGCGGTGACCTGGCTGCCGGACTGGCTGAACTCGGCCGACCAGCCCTGCTGCACCCGCTGGCTGGAGTTGGGGAAGGTCCAGCCAAGCGTCCAGCCGTTGACCGGGTCGCCGAGGTTCTTGATGGTGATGTTGGCGGTGAAGCCACCCTGCCAGTCGTTGGTCGTGTACGCGATGTCGCACTGCGTCGCGGCCTGCGCCGCGGTGACCGGGATCGTCACCAGCCCGCCGGCGACCAGGACGCCCGCCCCGGCGAGCGCCAGGGTCCGGCGTGGGCCGGACAGCCTTCTCCACACATTCATGCCACTGATCTCCTTGGGCGAGACCGGGCTCGCGTACGGCCCGGCGAGACGGCCCGGCGGGCGTCCTGCACGGACGGCCTCCGGCGCCACGGGATTTATTGGGGGGTGCCCGACCCGGACGGGCGGTGGTGGTGTTGGTGGTGATTGGCCGGCGTGCGGCCGACCGATCGGCGGCCGGTTGTCGTCCGGCGAACCGGATGCCCTCGACGCCCTGCCTGCGCGGTGTGGCTCCCCGAACCGCGTGCGCCGATTCTTGCATGGGAGCGCTTCCATGGCAATGGCTCGATGCGCGGCCCGCCCTCAACTCGGACGATACCCCCGAGCAGCGCGAGCGGCACCTGCCGCCCGTTACCGGATGACAACCGCTGGCCGAGCACTGCGGGTCGGCAACAGCGCGGGGCACGCGCAAGGTCGTGCGGGGTTCGAGACGGCACTGCGAGCCGAGAAAGCCGCGTAGCACCCCTTTGCCGCTTACCACCAGCAAAGGTTAAAACGCGAATCTTTCACTTCATTAGTCATGAAACGGTCTAACGTCGGTCGTAGCTCGGTTGTCGCCGGGCTCAGGACAACAGGGATGGAGTGACGCAGGTCATGGCTAAGAAGATGCTCGGGAAGGTCGTTGCGGGCGCCGCACTCGGCGGCGCGTCGCTCCTGGTGTTCGCGCCGGGGATCGCGTTCGCTGACGGGCACCACGGCGAGGACGGCAAGGTCTACGCCAAGCCGCACGTCGTGAAGGCCGGCGACGAGGTCAAGCTCCTCGAGATCTGCCCGGATCGGCAGGAGCACGCGTACGTGTGGTCCAAGGTCACCGGCAAGGTCAAGCTCGAGCCGGCGCGGGACGACCGGGGCGAGGACCGCGGCGAGTGGAGCGAGGAGGAGGACTCCTACGACCACGACGACAAGGGCAAGGACGAGCACGGCAAGGACGACGAGGGCAAGGACGACAAGGCCAAGGACGAGCACGGCAAGGACGACAAGGCCAAGGACGACAAGGCCAAGGACGACAAGGCCAAGGACGAGCACGGCAAGGACGACAAGGCCGACGAGCAGGGTAAGGGCCACGAGGGCAAGGACGAGAACGGCGACGACAAGTCCGACGACGCCCAGCCCGGCGGGCAGGGCGGCGGCGCTGCCGCCGACGCCTACGGCGACGAGGACAGCAAGGACTGGAAGGGCGAGGAGCACGGCCAGGACGCGGACGACAGCCACGAGCAGAAGGACTCGGAGTCCAAGGACGAGGACAGCAAGGGCTGGGAGTCCAAGGACGAAGACAGCAAGGGCTGGGAGTCCAAGGACGAAGACAGCAAGGGCTGGGAGTCCAAGGACGAAGACAGCAAGGGCTGGGAGTCCAAGGACGAAGACAGCAAGGGCTGGGAGTCCAAGGACGAAGACAGCAAGGGCTGGGAGTCCAAGGACGAAGACAGCAAGGGCTGGGAGTCCAAGGACGAAGACAGCAAGGGCTGGGAGTCCAAGGACGAAGACAGCAAGGGCTGGGAGTCCAAGGACGAAGACAGCAAGGGCTGGGAGTCCAAGGACGAAGACAGCAAGGGCTGGGAGTCCAAGGACGAAGACAGCAAGGGCTGGGAGTCCAAGGACGAAGACAGCAAGGGCTGGGAGTCCAAGGACGAAGACAGCAAGGGCTGGGAGTCCAAGGACGAAGACAGCAAGGGCTGGGAGTCCAAGGACGAAGACAGCAAGGGCTGGGAGTCCAAGGACGAAGACAGCAAGGGCTGGGAGTCCAAGGACGAAGACAGCAAGGGCTGGGAGTCCAAGGACGAGCACGGCTCGGACGACGAGCGCGAGTTCGTGTACTACGGCGACGCCAAGGTCGACAAGGACGCCAAGCCGGGTCGCTACGAGCTCAAGGGCTCGTGCGGCGAGGGCGAACTGGTAGTCCTGCCCCACGGTGGGGTCGACGGTGGTGACGGCGGCGTCAGCACCGGCACCGACCGTGGCCTGGCCACCGGTGGTGCGGGCCTGCTCGGCGCTGCCGCGCTGGGCGGGATCGTTCTGATGCGTCGTCGGCGGACCGATGGTTCGCTCGTCTGACGTGACGGCGACACGGGCCGGCGGCCGTCACGGGAGACCGTGGCGTGCCGCCGGCACGGCCGTCGTCGTCACCCTGGCCATGATCGGCGCCGGCATGATCGGCGCCTCGTTGCAGGACCGGCCCGCTGCCCGCCCTCCGCAACCGCTCGCCCAGGCCGGCCCCGAGGTCTCCGGGCCGACGGCCACCGGCAGCGACGCCACCGCGCCGGACGGCGGGGAGCACGCCGCGCCTGACGACGTTCCCGACGGGCTGAACCGGGCTGCCCCGACCACCATCGAGATCCCCCGCATCGGCGTCAACGCGACGATCATGTCGCTCGGCACCAACCCGGACGGCACCGTCCAGGTCCCCCCGTTGGAGCAGGCCGACCAGGCTGGCTGGTACGAGCCGGGCGCGAGCCCTGGTGAGACAGGTAACGCGGTAATCGTTGGGCACGTGGACTCGGCGAAGCTCGGCCCGGCCGTCTTCTTCGACCTCGGCTCGCTCGTGCCCGGTGACACGATCACTGTGCAGCGGGCGGACGGCCAGCCGGCGACGTTCCGGGTCGACTCGGTGAAGTCGTACCCGAAGACGTCCTTCCCCACCGACCTGGTCTACGGGCCGAACGACCGGCCCGGCCTGCGGGTGGTCACCTGCGGTGGCCAGTTCGACGAGGCCGCCAGGAGCTATCGGGACAACATCGTCGTCTTCGCCACCCTGGCGGCGTGACCCGGGCGTACACGAACGCGGGCCGGCCGGTCGGGGGTCACCCGATCGGCCGGCCCGCGCCCGGCGTAGCTGATCAGGCGGCGGCGGAGGTCCGCACCAGGGTGCGGATCTGGCGCAGCAGCACCGACAGGGCGGCGAGATCCGCCCGCGACTCGTCGAACTCCCCCATCGCCCGGCGGGCCCGGTGGATCGACGTGGCGTTCGACTGCTCCCACTGCTGCACCCGCTCGTGCGGCGGCTGATCATCCGGGGTGGAGTCGAGCACCTCCGCGGTGAGCGCGGCAAGCGCGGCGTACAGGTCGTAGCGCAGCGCCATCCGGGCGAGGGTCTGCCAGCGGTCCTCGCGCGGCAGCAGGGAGATCTTCGACAGCAGCGAGTCCACCCGGAACAGGTCGGAGAGCACGAAGTAGACCGAGGCCACCTCGCTGACGTCCCGTCCGCTGCGGGTCGCCGTCTCCACGACGTCAAGCAGGCCGAAGCTGTACATCAGCCGGGTCGCCCGCTCCGCCAGCTCGCGGGGCAGCCCACGGTCGGTCATCGAGTCGATGTGCGCCGCGATGCCCTGCCGCTCGCTGCCGTAGAAAAGCTCCTC
The DNA window shown above is from Micromonospora lupini and carries:
- a CDS encoding class F sortase, which codes for MTATRAGGRHGRPWRAAGTAVVVTLAMIGAGMIGASLQDRPAARPPQPLAQAGPEVSGPTATGSDATAPDGGEHAAPDDVPDGLNRAAPTTIEIPRIGVNATIMSLGTNPDGTVQVPPLEQADQAGWYEPGASPGETGNAVIVGHVDSAKLGPAVFFDLGSLVPGDTITVQRADGQPATFRVDSVKSYPKTSFPTDLVYGPNDRPGLRVVTCGGQFDEAARSYRDNIVVFATLAA